The Nitrospira sp. genome segment GGAGGGCAAGTTTCAAGCGGGAAAGAGATTACGATGTTGACTATCCTTGCCGCGATGCTGGGAAATCAAATGATTGTGGTGAGCGGTGGTGGAGCCTTTGGAGCGTCTGCCACAACCGAGGGTGAGAGTCCGGGAATCGATGACAAAGAGCTCGCCGAGGCCGAAGCGTTGGGCCGGCGTGTTGCCGACGTGGCGAAGCTCATCAAAGGTGGGGCTTCCCGTTGAACTATTCCGAATGGATGAGTGCCGAAACCTCTGCTGCGAATTGACCTGTCAAGGAAGCGCTGGACCTACCGCTCCACGATGCCGGGCGATGCTCCTTGGACAGCGAGATCGACAAACTCATGGATGTTTTTTGCGCAACGACCGCAGCTGCCGCTCTGCTTGAGGCCAAATTTGGACTTGAGCTGACAGGGCATCACACACCCTGCTCGCCCCGCATCTCGAACATCTGATTCTGTGATTCCTCGACACAAGCAAACAAACATTCAGTCACCATTGAGCGATTATGAGAAGCATTATCAGTGTGCCATTGCAGAACGATTCTGTCAAGTCTTCTCGTGCAGTCTTGTCATGTGTCGGTTTAACCGTTATTCATCAGTGAGATAGGGTTACGAGAGGGTTTCTTCCAGCTGCTGCACCATGTCCTTAATGGTATCGAACCCTGACTGCCAAAAGGAGGCGGATGTCATATCCACGCCCAATTTGTTGAGAATGGCCTGGGGTGATTGAGATCCTCCGATGGCAAGCAGGTCCAGATACTTTGGGACAAATGATGCCCCTTGCTCTTTGTACATTCTGTATAAGGCCAATACGAGCAGATTGCCAAAGCTGTAGGCGTAGCAATAGAATGGACTGGCGAAGAGATGGGGAATCATGAGCCACTCCCATTGAAACTCGTCCGGTACTCGTACGGCTTTGCCGAATTGCTGTCTCAGCTCTGAGAGATAGGCTCGTGCCAGTTGGTCTCCTGTGGCCCCTTCCGCCACCATTTGATGCGCTACTTGCTCGAATCGAATGAAATAGGCCTGCCGTAGCACAGTTGCATAGATGTCATCCAGTTGACTCAGGAGCAAGCCTTGTCGAACGGTTTTGCTGTGCTCGTTCGACATGAGGGTGTCAGAGAGAATGCATTCGCCGAAGACGGACGCTGTTTCCGCCAGTGGAAGGGTTGAATGGAAAGTAAAGATCGAATGGTCTTTCGCCATCATTCCATGGATGGCATGGCCGAGCTCATGGGCCATGGTGGCGATGTCTCGGGCTTCTCCGGTGTAGTTCAACATCACATAAGGGGTCAAGCCCGGCACCACGCTGTGGCAATATGCGCCCCCCAGCTTGCCGGGACATGTGGGCCCGTCGATGTGTCGATCACGAAAGACCTGCTCGGCCAACTCCGCAAGCCGGGGAGAGAAACCACGATAGGCGCCTAGCACCATGCTGACGGCGTCGGCATATGCATATTTCTTGGTATCTGCCCGATGGGGAGCGTAAATATGATACCGATTCATGGGGGAGATTTTGCAGATCTTCGCCTTCAGTTTGAAGTAGGTCTGGAAAATCTCCGCATTCTTGGCACAGGTGGACAACAGCACGTCGACGGCTTGGTCCGGCACATCATTACCGAGGTTGCGGGTTGCGATCGGGGAAGCAAACCTACGGAGTTCGACGTTCTCAGCTTTCCAGTCGTTCACGAGTGTCCGATATATCTCTCCGAGCAGGTCACGTTGGGTTGAGAACACGCGATAGAGTTCTCTGTATGCAGCCTGGCGGATGGATGCCTTTTGGCTTCGCACGTGGGTCATGAGTTCTTCGCGGTTTATGGTGCGTGGCTTCCCGCCGATCTTCATCGTGAATGTCAGTCCGTTGGTCACGACGTCATAGAGTGTGTTGACGGCACTCCGACCGGTCACATTCTTGATGTTGATGATTTTCTCCTCCGATTCAGAAAGTGTGTGAGGTGTGTAACGCCTGATGGTTTCCAGGTAGTATCGAAGGTCGCCGACGTCGGCCATCAGTCTTGCCGCATTCTCCTTATCTACCCCCTGCCACCAGAGGTCAAGAAAGAGCAGGCGATTGTTTACGGCGGTGAGCCGCTCCTCCACCTGCGACTTAAACGAGCGTGCTTTAGTGTTTTTGGTGTTTTCCGAAAACCAAAGGTAGGCGAATGCGCCAAGCCGGGCGGAGCTCTCCGCGATCGACTCGGTGAGCGTCAGGATCGATCGGAAATCAGAACCCGCCATTGTTGCCTGGAGCCGAGGACGAGCCGACTCAACCTGCACGACCTGCTCATCAAGCGCTTCCAAATGCCGCGCCAGGTCGTTGAGAGGGTTCTTGACTAGATGAGTGAGATCCCAGCGGTCAGACACCGCCGGGGATGAAGTCTTCTGCCGAATCGGATGTCTCGCGATCATGCCCAATCTCCTTTGCGTAGCTGCCCCAGGGCGAACAGGTTGCATCCTATCATCCGGCTGTGCCGTGATTGGAGAAAATGATCAGAGCCCAATGGATGCACAGCCGCGTTGACAGTCAGTCGCCGGGGTGTAAAGATTGTTTTCACGGACTGCAACATGAACGACCACGAACTGCATCGTGTTGTCCAATATGTAACTGCAAGCACGTCGTATGCGCGGGACACGGTGTCGGACATCCTTCACACAGGTCTCGGAGAGCTGTCTGCCTTGGCCGCGCATTCGACCAGACCCTTCGAGCGGGAAGCGCTCCTCGAATATGTTTCACAATGGACGATCAAACGAACGGGACAGCCTGAGCCGTTGGTGCGGGAAGTTCTGGGGTGCGCGGGTCGATGGCTGGATGAAGTGTACGACCAATGTGTCGCTCGACAACCGGAGGTCTTGGGCGAGTCACCGGATGACGACGAAGGCGACGAGCCGGTCGCATGACGGTCGGTGGTGCCTTGTGAGGCGTATCTCGCCGCGGTAACATCAGGACAAGCTATCAACGTGTTTGACGGACCACAGCGGGAAAAGTGATGGCACGATGGCGACCGCGACGAACAGTGAAGCTCCACTCCGGCTTGCGTGAAGTCTATGGTACACCCGTCGTCGTCATATCCTGGAAGCGCCATTCCCAGCAAGACCTTTCTCACCACCTTGATGACCAATGGAACATGCTCAGTCGGCACTGTATCGATCATTCAAGTCATCTTCGGCTCGGGCGGCTTCTTCATCGCTTGGCCCATCATGATCTCGGCGTGCAGGAATCTGCGATGGCGGAACTGGAGCTGGCCACCCAGCTGATTCGCGTCGGACACCGAGTCACGTTTCTTCCTGAGTCACAAGCCAGAACGGCCGATTTGGAATGCCGCCATGGATCAGAACGGTTTTTTGTGGAGGTGACGGCAATGGTAGGCTCGGCTGAACAACGGCGGCTGCCTGTACGTGGGATCACGAGTGACGAGGGGCCGGAAGAAGAAACGGATCGCGGCGTGATCTTGACCCACCGAATCTTAGCGCGCATCAGACAAAAGGCGAAGCAGCTTGCCGACTATTGCGATCCGGTCATCTTGAGCATTTCCATACCACGGGCGGATCTGCTGGGAGGACGTCAAGGTCGGCGGGAGCAGATTCGAATGGATCTGAAGGTGCTGGCCGGCTCCACAACAGTCGATCTGATGAAACTTCGACAGCTCAGTGCCGTATTGATCTCACTGTGGGACGTCGAGCCGCTTCCCTCTCGAGCGGCGTTGAGGCTTGCCAATGTGGACTTAATTGAACGAGCCAATCATCAGCGTACTCAACCGCGTGTGCGCATGTTTATTCAGAACCCCGCTGCCGCCGCGTCGCTGAGCGAGCGACAAGCGGAGGACTTCCGCCTGATTTTCTGATGGAGACCATCCGCAATCGATTTCATCAAGGACCAGGAAAAACTCCCGGCACCTTTTCATATCCCGGTACCGTTTCATACCCCACGCTGTCGCCATCGAGTCTCCTCTCCACTGTGTGGAGAAGCGTCTTGATCCTGCTCTTATAGCGAGAGTGGAGAAGATTGGTGATGGGGCTCACCAGGAACCGTCCTCTCAACCGAGAGGATTGATAACTCCTACCTGACATCGTCTGGTAGGAGTTGATTGTGGAGCCCCTGGGTCGGGTTGCTTCTGCTTCGTCCTTTCTCCATTCAATCGCATATCCGCTTGTGCGGTGCGACTTCCGTTCGGAAGTGTCAATTTGTCACGCCCGCTCAGTACTGTCCCAACGTTATTCGAACAAGTCAGCTGTTTTATCTGAAATGTGGTCGATGTCTTCAAGCACGGCTTATGCACATAGTTAGGCTCAAGGTATTTGTTCACTTTGTTCACATAGAGTTCGGCGATCGTGAAGGCCGGCAAGATGTGCTCCCACGATGGACCTCATCGCAAGGTCGTAAGCCGTCCATTTACGGTTACGGTTCAAGTCGACGACAGACGAAATCATGTGTGGTTTTCCCCAGTCAAGGAGGTTCGTATGAGAGCGGTAGTCATGGGTTGTATCATCACGTGCGGCTATGTGCTGCCCGAGTTGCTGCCGGCCGTGTATGCCGGTTTGTTGTGGAAGGTTTGGCTGCAGGCGGTAGGTGGAGTGAGCTCATGACGATCGAATAGCCTCTTCCCGCAAATAGACTGCTGGGACGCTTAAAGCAGGTCACACAGAATCGAACGAAAGGGGTGTCTATCGAAAAAACTTCTGTATCTACTCTGCTGTCGGAGGCCAGAGATCTTCAGAGTCCAGAGCCTTCTGTCGTCCGTCTGTTTCCTGACGGAATAGGAGGATACGATGAGGCTCTGGATATGGTTTTCGATGATACTGCTCTCCGCGCTGCTTGCGGGCGAGGCATGCGCCGATCTTGATCCCTTCGAGTTTCAGATCTACCCTTATGAAACCGGTGGCAAAGGGCATTTCGATCCTCAGCTGTTGTCCAGTTTCGTGGCGTCTGGGTTTCGGGAACCCGGCCGCGGTACCTCATCGGACAGCACATTCGCCAGTCAATATATGACGCGGATGGCTGCTGAATTCGAGTATGGTCTCACCAAGAAGATTGACTTCGCTTATTATCTGAATGTGGCCATTCCAGGGTCTCCCCTGATGGCTCCTCAGTATGCCGGCTCGAAGTTCCGACTGCGCGGCCGGCTTTTTGAAAAAGACGTGCTGCCCGTCAACTTGGGATGGTATGCGGAGATCGAATGGTGGAACAAGCAGTTCGAGGATAACCTCGTGGAGGGAGAGATCATGCTCGTCGCTCAAAAGGATATCGGTCGTTGGACGTTCATCATAAACGCCCCAGACTTGGACCACGGCTTGGTCGGAGCCGATACGGGCAACTGGTTTTCGTTGGGCTATCGAGCCGAGGTTCGGTATTGGGTCAGCAAAAAGCTGACTCTAGGGCTCCAGCCTTATGGGACGATCGGCCAACTACAGGATCCGCACCCGCTGCCGGATCAGCAGCACTATATCATGCCGGTCGTGCATATGATGCTCGGAGAGGTTCCTGCGAGTTTTGGCCTGGGGTTCGGTCTCACACCCAATTCCGATCTGGTGATTTTTAAGGGCAATTTTTACTTTGGAGGGGCGGGGAGCCTAGCACGAGATATTCGGCTGTGGCGTTAGTTGTGCGTTGGCTATGGGCTAAGGATTTCATCGTTCTCATGGGCCACGACCATAGCACTATTTCCGGCTGAATATGCCCAATCATCACTTTCGGGTATTGTAAATTCGACCTCCGGATCGCTCATATCGCTGAAAGACAGCGACGGCTTCATCTCGGCAGAGATCTCTGGTTACGGTAATCCTACGTTGCTTCAGCTCCGCGATCCAATTCTTGGGTTTGGGAGCTTCGTCGAACCCGATCGATGTTGCATCGGATCTTCGTGCGCCGCAAACGACTTTTGGGACACCGGACCAAATGATCGCACCGTAACACATGGCACAGGGTTCACAACTCGTAACCAGTTCGAGCGTCGGCATGCCGTCGGTCCCCAGGTCGAAATGCCTCAGGGCTTGGTGTGCATTCGCGAGCACCACCATTTCGGCGTGGGCGAGGGAACAGTTGGAGGGTTCCACGACATTTACCCCGACAGCGATGAGCCGGCCCGTTTGAGACTCAAATACGGCAGCTCCGAATGGCCCACCGGTTCGAGCAGTGACGTTCGTGAGGGCGAGTTGGATCACGAATCGCATGCGATCAGCAGCCGTCACAATCGGCTCTTGCCGGCGGCGCGCGACCGAGATAGCCCAAGGTGGAAGGCGAAAAAGGAAGCTGGATGAGGGACCGGACCTCACGATGGGAGTGACAGCTTCAACGCTTCGAGGTTCTTTGTGACCATGGCGTCGCCGTTTTTTGTTGATACGTCGATGCCCGTGACACAAATGGTTCGGCATTCATCCAGGCGTCCCAGTTTTTGGAGTGACTGAGCGAGTGCGAGATAGGCGGCCGAATAGGTCGGTTTCACGGTCACGCACTGACGTAGGGATTTGGCGGCTTCCTCGAAAATGCCATCATCCATATAGGCTTTTCCCAAGCCGAACCAGGCCACATCATCATTCGGGTCCATGGCAAGAAGTTTCTTGAGCGGTTCAATTCGAGGGTTAGGCATTAGCACCTATCCGGATCACAGCATTGGAGTGACCGTAGCATGGGCTCGCCGACGTTGTCTATGGCGTTTTCTGCATGATAGTCTGACACGTCACAGGTGGTTGTGATGGGGAAAACTGGTCTCGTCTATCATTCAGCCTATCTTGAGCACGATATGGGACCCGGGCATCCGGAGTCTCCTCATCGACTGCGTGCGATCATGCAACGGTTGGAGCAGAGCGGGACTGTGGCTCGTCTGGTGAGAATTGAACCTCGAAGAGCCGAGGAGGAATGGATTACACAGGTCCATGCCCCCAACTATGTTGCGGCGCTCAATCGAGAAGCGCCGGCTACCGGCCGAGTGTCTCTTGATCCTGATACGTCGATGTCGCCCGGCACGCTGAACGCCGCTTACCTGGCGGCTGGGGGAACCTTGGCAGCGGTCGATGCCATCATGGGTCACCAAGTTGACCATGTGTTCTGTGCCGTTCGGCCTCCCGGCCACCATGCCGAAGCCGGGCGGGCGATGGGGTTTTGTTTCTTCAACAACGTGGCCATCGCCGCGCGCTATGTCCAAAAGAAATACGGGCTCAGCAGGGTATTGATCGTAGATTGGGACGTCCATCATGGGAATGGAACGCAGCACAGTTTCGAGGATGATCCCTCCGTGTGCTTTTTTAGCACACATCAGTATCCGCACTATCCCGGCACGGGCCGAGGAACCGAGCGAGGCAAGGGGGCGGGGGTAGGATTGACAGTCAACGTCCCGATGGAAGCAGGGGAGGGCGATGAGGAGTACCACGCGATCTTCCTCAAATCGCTTGTTCCAGTGGCCGACGCGTTTAAGCCCGAGTTCGTCATCATCTCAGCGGGATTCGATGCACACAAGGATGACCCGTTGGCCGGCATGGGTTTGACGGAGGCAGGATATGCCGATCTGACGGAAATCGTTGTCGGTATCGCCAAACGACATGCGAAAGGCCGCATCCTGTCTTCTCTCGAAGGCGGGTACAATCTGACTGCGTTGGCTCACTCAGTGGATGCGCACATCACCGCGTTATTAAATGCTTGAATCACGCTACGGTGAACTGTATAGAAAGAAGACATCATGCAGCATCCGTTATTGATCGATACCGAAACGCTTCAGCAGCAATTAGGCCGGCCCGACCTCGTCATCATCGACGTGCGCGGTAAGGCGGCGTACGAGTTCGGCGGACATATCCCCGGAGCCGTGCATTCGACATGGCATGAGTACAGTGATCCTAGCGCCGTGCCGAAGGGATTGCTCAACCCGGATCTCGGCCGGATCGAGCAAATCCTCCGTCGGTTGGGCATCAATGAAGAGAGCGACGTGGTCATCTACTCCAATCCATTCGACAATTGGGGCGATGAAGGGCGGATGTTTTGGATGTTGGAATATCTGGGCCACAAGCGTCTGCGCATTC includes the following:
- a CDS encoding (2Fe-2S)-binding protein, whose product is MFVCLCRGITESDVRDAGRAGCVMPCQLKSKFGLKQSGSCGRCAKNIHEFVDLAVQGASPGIVER
- a CDS encoding histone deacetylase, with the protein product MGKTGLVYHSAYLEHDMGPGHPESPHRLRAIMQRLEQSGTVARLVRIEPRRAEEEWITQVHAPNYVAALNREAPATGRVSLDPDTSMSPGTLNAAYLAAGGTLAAVDAIMGHQVDHVFCAVRPPGHHAEAGRAMGFCFFNNVAIAARYVQKKYGLSRVLIVDWDVHHGNGTQHSFEDDPSVCFFSTHQYPHYPGTGRGTERGKGAGVGLTVNVPMEAGEGDEEYHAIFLKSLVPVADAFKPEFVIISAGFDAHKDDPLAGMGLTEAGYADLTEIVVGIAKRHAKGRILSSLEGGYNLTALAHSVDAHITALLNA
- a CDS encoding M3 family oligoendopeptidase, which codes for MIARHPIRQKTSSPAVSDRWDLTHLVKNPLNDLARHLEALDEQVVQVESARPRLQATMAGSDFRSILTLTESIAESSARLGAFAYLWFSENTKNTKARSFKSQVEERLTAVNNRLLFLDLWWQGVDKENAARLMADVGDLRYYLETIRRYTPHTLSESEEKIINIKNVTGRSAVNTLYDVVTNGLTFTMKIGGKPRTINREELMTHVRSQKASIRQAAYRELYRVFSTQRDLLGEIYRTLVNDWKAENVELRRFASPIATRNLGNDVPDQAVDVLLSTCAKNAEIFQTYFKLKAKICKISPMNRYHIYAPHRADTKKYAYADAVSMVLGAYRGFSPRLAELAEQVFRDRHIDGPTCPGKLGGAYCHSVVPGLTPYVMLNYTGEARDIATMAHELGHAIHGMMAKDHSIFTFHSTLPLAETASVFGECILSDTLMSNEHSKTVRQGLLLSQLDDIYATVLRQAYFIRFEQVAHQMVAEGATGDQLARAYLSELRQQFGKAVRVPDEFQWEWLMIPHLFASPFYCYAYSFGNLLVLALYRMYKEQGASFVPKYLDLLAIGGSQSPQAILNKLGVDMTSASFWQSGFDTIKDMVQQLEETLS
- a CDS encoding nucleoside deaminase yields the protein MTAADRMRFVIQLALTNVTARTGGPFGAAVFESQTGRLIAVGVNVVEPSNCSLAHAEMVVLANAHQALRHFDLGTDGMPTLELVTSCEPCAMCYGAIIWSGVPKVVCGARRSDATSIGFDEAPKPKNWIAELKQRRITVTRDLCRDEAVAVFQRYERSGGRIYNTRK
- a CDS encoding CDC27 family protein; translation: MPNPRIEPLKKLLAMDPNDDVAWFGLGKAYMDDGIFEEAAKSLRQCVTVKPTYSAAYLALAQSLQKLGRLDECRTICVTGIDVSTKNGDAMVTKNLEALKLSLPS